GCGCACCCTTAATTGTATGTACTTCTGCCCTTGCCCACGAGATGATACCTTAGTTTCTTGTGGTTGCTTGTAGGTTCTTCGAAGTCTTCCTAGCCTAGGTTCTACCTCGATGCACTTCTCCAATGTGTGGACCACCTTCTGCCATTCTTGGTAATCTAGATGTTCCATGaagcaaaaaatagaaataaaaacaaatctaCAAACATAAAACTCTTCCCAATCCTCTTGACAATATGATAGAAGTATAGGATTGTAACTCCTAGAACATAGGTCAAGCGGTTGAGCAAAGCGATATGTCGGGTTCGCATCGGTAGGTCGTGAGTTTGATCATCGTCGTGCATAGTGAGGCAAAACCTCACGCCTACGATTTACCTCATCTGTTAAAATTGAGAGCACAACTTGCGAGAGCCACGCAAGGGCCATCATCTCAAGTATAGGATTGCAATCAAATCGAATCAAGCTGAGCTTTGTCGAGCTCAAGCTCGGCTCAGGTTCAGGCTCATCAACCTTTTGACGAGTTGAGCTCAACAAAAGCTTGAGTGCTTGCTGGCAAACTCGAGCTTGAAGTCGtcaaaatttgttatttagCTTAAACCTAAtgtactattttattttattatatatgcatattttatattatgttaaatgattaaattaatatatatatatataataattttaagcaTATTCAAATCAATTAtatcattataataatttaaagtttgatgatattatgttaaataatatatttataaacaaatttgtttataaaCTATTCATGAacttttaatcaagtatatttACTCGTCTTTAATTGAGCATCTAATCGAACATGCATGTTCGCAACTTTTAATGAGCCAAGTTTTACTGAGTTCAAGTTCGTCTCGTTTGcaaatcaattttcaaaattagacttAATCTTATCTCATTTACCTTAACGAATGAGGTTTTGTCGAGCCAAACACCGAACAGTTCACAAATGACTCAACTCATTTACGACCACAAAAACACTAAATGACAATACCtaatataccaaaataaaaactaaattatcatacaacacaaaaatttaacatgaaaaactttttaatattaaaaaaaaaaattacgagACATACTCCAACAAACATTTGCTATTAACAATCAAcgaatttctttttcatttttcataaattatgcCAAGAACACTAGCTAATTAGTAGTTACCCCTCAACACTTTTCATTATCTTCCAAGCACAAAGCCAATTCATTACATACAACATTTGCTCCCAATAATATGTAAAAACTAATTAACTATATCCTAGTTAAGCCTATCTGAAGTTCGAAGAGGTTATCTAGACACTAACATTTTTAATGACACTCATATCTTAAcgtattatatattaatttgtattGATGTTATACAAAATACAACATATTAATACACAATTTTCATAAGAGTAAGTATCAAAATAGCATTTCCGTTTCAATTCTGAGTTTGTTTCCAagtttttgtgtttatttccacaatcataaaaataaacacatgaaaatatcacTTCAATTTATGGCTTGTGTTCATAAGTATAGATTGAACTCAAAGTTAGATATCGAAATAACctcaaaaatatgaaaaaaaaaacatttttaattagaattatattAGTAATATattagattaaaataatatataatataattattaatatttctattttttataatataaaatatattacattaacATAATCCCATacaattatttataacaatacATAGTGACATCAAAtttgatttcttaataaatGGCATCAAAACGATTATCCAATAAACGAAATAAAATCCAAATTATCAGAATTTAGAGTCGAAGATCCATCAATCGACTCTTGTACAACACAACCAAATTAGGAAAGGAGAATACTTAGGTACACCACATCATATACCAAATGGTTACGTCGTTCAATAACTTTAGATTTGGCTAAttcttattttactttatttatttatttaatcaaatttaaaattgtttattgaCGTTATATAGACCTAACCATTcaatatatgaatgagttcgTACACTAATTAAGTGTATCTAAGTATTTTCCTACCAAGCATGACTCATTCACTTTAGAGGAATTTGATTCGTGCGACTTTGTTATCACCATTAATTTGATATGATCTTGTTTCCTCTATATATGAAGTTGCATATACAATATATGAGTGAGATAAGATAATTGTAAAATTGATCGATTATCATACAAAACAAATTCATTATATTTACTTAGTGAATATttaagtggtattagagctaaTTATCgtaacaatattaataatataattattatattgaaaattaaaaataaatcaatcaatcaaatcgTGTATTCTATCATCAGCTGTATATGGGTTTGAGTGTAAGATAAATTCTATAGAATGTTTGCTATCCTGAactttttttgtcttttctaaataataagtagaaaaaaaaattggatcaaaagaaaatgctattttaaaattttatcaacaATTTGCTTGTGTAGAAGGGGATTCGGTATTTTCAGAATCCTTATGTAAGGaattataaaagaaattctTTCAACAAAGATGTGAATTAGAAAGAATTGGTCGACAAAAATATGAACCAAGGCTAAATCTTGATATACTTCAAAACAATACATTTCTATTACCATGAGATATATTGGCCTATAGCTGCTCCAAGAGAAATGTTTTTGTGCGGTGCTAACAATTTAATAGCTATCTTTGTAgctccaaaatatttcaatttatgtttcTATCTCAGAAAAACGAACGGTCTAATGAGGCTATACTATATTCTTGAATAGAACAAACTCTAATACTCTTGTTTTCATGATTTCTCTTGGCTTGGCTATATGATTCATCCccaccggggggggggggaggggggatcGAGATTCAAGAAATAGTgaatgttatttttgtttattgacTTGCGACAACTTAAAAAAACACCAAACAACATGCGATCAATCAAAAAATTTCTAACTAAACATAAAAACATCTTAAAACgaacatataaaaattaatagtaCTTAATTTTACAATCAAAGGAGTtggaatatattttttcaccaacaacatgatcaagaagatatatatatatatatataagcgaTTACAATTCCTCGACATGGatcttaatttagttagtaagGGTGGTTGCCGATGTAATTTCCCCGGGGATAGTAGCTGCAAGTGATGAACCACAAGTCCAGATTCTTGCAAAGAACCCTACCGCATCCAACGTCGGTGGTCGTGTTCCAAACAACTTGAGTATAATGCAAGCACCCTACATCGGAAAGAACACAAATATTGGCTTCATAGTTGTAATACTTCTTCTCATCCACCCACAACTTAACCGCCTCCGCCGCCCCAAAATCACCCGAGCCTAGGGCTAGGTTCTCGCCGTATGGCCCGTTAGAATGCACCATGTTACAGTTGGTGCTCCTCTCAGTAGAGTAGTTCTCGGCATATTCCTCCAAGGTTTTGTTCCATACAAGCGGCTTGACTCCCACGTTGGCTCGAGCCGCATTATGCTGCTCAAGGTAGTCTTCCGGAGAGTTTTGGGCTATGGAGAGATGAACCATGGCTAAGACCATGATGAAGAGTACTGAAATCTTTGGAGTTGCCATTTTTAGGGTTTCTAAGTAAGGGTAGGATTTGTGGGTATTAATTTATAGGGCAAGTGTTTGAAGAAGTCTCTGCATCTATTATTAGTCGAGGTATTTTGCGTGGTTTAAGAATTTTGATCTAAAAGCATCCTTTTTTAGCATTGTATTAATTAGGAAATTAATACAATATGACCTCCaactaattataaaaatattctagtaaattatttttaactaatgTAAATAAATCTCCAACTAATCTTTACAACAAAACCCGAATCTCCAACTAATCTTTACAACAAAACCCGAACACGACCAACCcgacttataaaaaaaaaaaacaaaacaattaatATAGGGACACAAATTGGGTCGATAAGGTTGATATCGTCTACAACTTTGTTTAGGTTTGGTTGGTTTTATCCTTATTCCAATATTATGACaagctaaaaaaattatattgacaTGTATAAATACGTCAATATTGCAGGAGTGTCACGCCCAATGTGATTTTGAGTATGCAAGtagcattttttaatatatatatatatatatatatatatccctttacATAGAGAGCTAATTTCAACCCCATTgattaaacaattaattgaaGACACGTGAAAAAAGGTTAAAAGTTCCCTTAATTTTGTCAAGGTCTCTTGAACATGAAGGCCCGCCATTAACGGTCACTGATTACGAAAAGTCTGGTTGGTCCTTGTGTCAAAAGCTCATGCAGCAATAGTAATTGGAATAagacatatatgtgtgtgtatatatatatatatgaaatgatGATGACATAATTTATGTGcgtatatattattgttatcgaaatataataataaatttatttgactaataaaGTCATATTGTGACACTATCTGACTTttgcaagaaagaaaattgtCATAGAGTATAGAAAAGTTCCGCGTAAACATTTCAATACTTAAATCAGACacaaaaaatgctaaaaattgTAAAGCAAAATTTTCACTAGTATcgtatatgtatctttttgaaatgagtgattatttatttataaaagaatatcGAGTAATCCTAAGTATTCTAAGATTATGATTCTTATTGATAATGTTCATTTCTTACAAATGATTCATCCTCTTAAAGagatttttaaatgtcaaaattattttgatttgcgTGTTGCATAGACCCCCCAGGCGCATACTCAAGCACGGGTCTAGCCCCTGCGTCCGGCtgggtcaccatgattaacccccCCACAGTCTGTCGGGCCGGGTGTGGGGGCACCCGGGGTGAGCGTTTCACTTTTTGGACAAGGACATGTTTTGGCGACAAAGCTGCTCCCAGGGGTAAGATTGCCCCCTTCCTTTAGGGGTTAATTCTTGGGTTTTGACCTATTCGATCATAGCAGCCCTGGCGAGGCAGAGAGCACCCCCCCCACCCATTGGCCCTGGGGGCTACCCTCCACAAAAGCCCCTCGTGGCTGCCATGGTTGGCCCGTGGGGGTTGCTTCCCATGGGGGCACCCCGTAGTCGTCTTAACCGTCCCATCGCCTGCTATGATCACTTGCTGCGAGAGGCTTGCTCCCCTGCGACCCTTCACCACTAGGTTAACCCGGTTAATCTGGGTCGACctacttttattaattattaattaatttattttttggtttttttttctcatgacgcaccatatatattttttcaaatattaaaattaattaaatcatattaaccttttttttttgtttttgcttggtTTATTAACCTTATCAGTAGaaaaatttagtaatatttctCCTTATTTTGCAGCCATGCACCCATCTTCTGCCATGTCTTGTGTTCCTTTCCTTGCTTATGCTCAGCTTTTGGTTTCTCTTAGGTTTCTAAgttcttcctcattttctcgGGAAAATGATGGATGAAGAGATTGAAATTTTCTCCAATTCAGTACGATTACGCATGGAAATTATAGGAAATGCATGGCAAGCACACTAAACAAACTTTTTGAGGGTTTTCCACATCTTTCCAAGCACAAAGCCAATTAACATTGCATTCCCACCAAGCCATAGCTAGACAACTACAACTTGTTGCTAATAAAGTGTAATTTCATCTCCATCATATTTTTCACCAAACATGTCGATGGATGGAACataagatgatatatatatctttagtAAGGAACTTCGCCGATGTAATTTCCCGGGGGATAGTAGTTGCATGTAACAAACCACCAGCCATTCTTGCAATGAGCCCTAGCACAACCAATGTCGGTGCTCTTTCGCCAAACAACTTGAGTATAATGCAAGCACCCTCCATCTGGAACGCTACAAGTGTTGGTGTCATGGTCATAGTATTGCTTCTCATCCACCCACATCTTCACTGCATCTGTCGCGCTTAAATCACCATAGCCTTCAGCAATATTCTCGCCATATGGCCCCTCTGAATGTTCCAAGTTGCAATCGGCACTCCTCACACTGGCATATTTTTGGGCATAGGCCGCCACCGTTCTATTCCATATCATCGGCTTGAGCCCGACGCTGGCCCGAGCAACGTTGTGTGCAGCGAGGAAGTCTATCGGGGAGTTTTGGGCTAGGGAAAGCTGACCCATGGCGAAGGCCATGGTCAAGGAAACAATGATAAAGAGTTGAAGCTTGGAAAGTGCCATTGTTGGGGTTTGCACTTTGCAAGGTTTTGTGGTGTGTGTGAGATTTGAGAGGGCAGAATTTGAGGGTATTTATAGACTAGGTGTTTGAGAAGGTTGGCATATATCGATTAGCAAATAAGAGAcctaaatttggattttgtccAAGTAATACTTTGTAATGGCATGAGTATGTGCATTTAAAGTCACTTTTATTATGTACCCAATAATGATaggtttatttaattttcaatatttattataCAATAATAAGATAGTTTgatgaaacataaaaataaataaataaattagggaATATAGTTTAATAATAGTGATTAAAAgcaatatttttagttttgaattataaattatctaattttaagTGGTAATACTAGTGAGCTCTAGACCTTGAGTCTGagtcttaaaaaaataaaattctctcTTATATGTAAACTTtgatttgtattattttttttaaaattaattaaatgagagacaaataAGTTTTAAAGCATCAAAATGAATTtttccaaaacaaaaataattgatcaGTTATAGATATGATAATTCTATTTCTATAATCATGTGACATTTGGATGGACATTTTCGTAATCAACAAAGAATATGCTCTCAAAGATGCAAGCTAAATTTAAGGGAGGAAACAAGATAAGATCAATCCAACTAGTCGActcaattattatattaacatgatataaaatataacacattaatatatgaatatcacaaaaaaaaaaaaaatgtaacgtCAGACAGGTCAATTCGACTAGGATATATTAATTCAATGATAAAGAAGGTCACATGTTTAGGGTAGGGATTTCCACGGCTTTACTCACAAGCCAAGAAAGATGCATAGAAAATGTTCCATCTTTGATGtaaatatgattaattaatcAATCTCAAAGTGCTTTCTTGTACCCGTGAGTGAAGGCGATGGATGCGTGCCCTGCATCAGCACATTTGAAGGTTTTTCGCAATAGAAATGGGAGATTTTCCAATATTTAAGGGCattcatatcttatatataatgtaaaaaatatgatatgtaataCAAAGTGCGCAGATAACGGAATCTAAATGTAGATTTTAATCtctcaactaaaattttaacatattctctccttcaattatttttttttttctcacttaaGTCTTTaatattagtctccattaaagcGTAAATTATGCACGCTTACAAGGATGTGAATGGGACTTAAGGTGATAACAAAACTAGTTGAAGGAGGGAATATGTCAAAATTCTAGTTGAGGGACTAAGGTcacaatttttaataatcaaaAAACCCCCTTATGTATTAAGTCAATTTTAGGTTATGTggattgaaaattttatttaaaaaaaaaaaaaactaaactctCAAACCCATTGACTCTATTCACCTCCAACTTTTCACATGCCACCACGGTCTTCCAAACTTGTCACTGATTCTACCCCACTTGCCTCCACGAACTCTCACTGGTATCGACTATCTCTAGTTATTGTTATAACGACATAACTCAAACTCTAAGTCCCACTAAGAAGTCAACAACTTCTTCTACCTCTTTTTCACTTTTAccttccccttctctctctctctctctctctctctctctctctctaaactctAAGTCCCACTGAGAAGTCAACAACttcttctacctcttttttcacttttaccttccccttctctctctctctctctctctaatattCAAACACTAGAATCACCACCACTAATCCTGAGCCAACCATCAAAAACCACTATCACCATACCATTCCATCTCAAACAACCAAAATCTTCGCAACCATCACTGCTCTGCTACCAGCTAATCCATCTTAAACAACCACCATTGCGATCAGCCATGCCACTCCAAACAATCAAAACCACTGCAACCACTGTTGTAATCAGTCACTccacatctctctctccttgaGTAGCTATGATGTGATTAGGTGCGGTGGATGAGTTAAGATCTAATCTTGATTCAATTTTGgttccttattttttatttctcatttttttttataagatgtgatccttttttttctttagataaCAATTCTTATGAATGTCAAGGTTGTTGTCGTCAATAAATGAGGTTTGATTTTTGTTAATCTCTTTGTTTGGTTCTCAAGAAAATTAagcaaaatatgtaattttgaatttttgtaatttttctttaatttttgttgtaatttacTATTTAATTGCAATTGTATTgtatctaaaatttatttaatcttgCATTTGTTAATAAGTGGGCTTTGGTGTGATGGAGTGGTGGGTGGAGTTTTTGATTAGGCGGTTTTTGGTTGCGTAGAAGTAATTGGTGGTGGTGGAGAGGAAGGTCTTAAGTGCGTGGTGGTGGTGGCGGCCGAAGTAACTAGGTGGATTTTACTTTGGTGATGGCTggcatcaatattttatatgatgTAAAAATGCGATGTATAATATGAAGTGTGTTACACAAGATAAAAGATATATTATACACATGAAGTATTTTTTGCATAATAACTGGATAATACATCTTTTGTGTTATACATCACACCCTTTACATTTACAAGGTACTAGAACCCATAAGTACCATAGAATTTCCTGAATGGAAAATTGGAAATGGAAGACTTCAAGCATCACATTTCATGATTCAAGACCGACTGTTattgcaaaataaaatacatacagaTCAAATCGAGTGTGTGACTAATATAAATTCATGTTGTTTAATCTGATGAGCAAACAATAGTTAATTGTCTACCTAGCGTAACCCTCTTTCTTTATCCGAACTCAGACCAACTGTAAATGGGAACTCTTTCTTTATCCGAACTCAGACCAACTGTAAATGGGAACTCATATGCCTACTTAATGTCGACAACCAACAAATTCTAGGGGGCTCAATTTTGTTGAAAGATTAGAATGGTTACCTCTCAGTTTCTAACCTTGATGTCGTTCAGATGAGCTATGAACAAGTCATTCCAAGTATCGGTAACTCCTGGTAAGCACCAATGCATGCAATCGTCATGCTTCTTCCCACCAGCCGCGGCTGGATGGGCGTCGGCTCTGAACTCAGTCATCCGGGTAATGTCCAACACGATAAATTGAGAGCTGTCGAGGGCTTTGTACAGATGCTGGTTCACCAGGCGCGTCTCCACGTTAGTTCCATTGTTCGTCGGGGAGAAAATTTCTTCGACCTGAAAGGATTATAGGAACTCAAGATCTGACTGCTAAACTATATAGGTGTTGCCGGAGAGGGTAAATACTTGACAAAAAGGCGAAACTATTAAGTAGATAGTGAGTGAGACTTGCCTCTTGTGGCAACAGAGGATGCGACCGCTGACAAGAACCACCTTGGTCCCAGTCGCCTCCTTCAAAATGGCGCGGGGATTGTGTACGAAAGAATATGATTGCACCTGGTTTTATTCGTTTCTCCACAAATGGTACCTGTGAATAGGAGCATAAAACTGGGCAACTCAGCATAGTAATTTAGAAGCCAACCGTGGTACCACACTTCCATTAGCCTCTGGGCAAGTCATAACTGTATCCCGCATGCGATTACTTTAGTTTGCCGCAGGTACTTGGAGATTTGTGAGAGAACATCAATTGATTAACACAAGGAAAATACAATCCCTTCGCTAACCTAAAGCAAATACCAGAATGATTTCTGATTCTTCAAGATTATGTTATAGCAAGATGGAGGGGGGTCAGAAAAATTTAGGGCCTATTTCcacttttttgtcattttcagtttttgttttgtttggtcGGCAGGTTTTGTTTCTAAACATAGAAAcgtgttttaattttctctGCAAAAGGCACAGACACACGCgtgcgcgcgcacacacaccaAATTAGTGTACTCTCCTGTGTTGGAAATACACGTGACATACTTTATCTGGCTTTCCATATCCTTCACCTTCACCAGCCAACCCTCTCCTCTCACACAGCAACGCAGCCAGCACCTTTGCTGTAGCCAAAGAAGGTATCACCGCTGGAGCCTCTGGCATCagtgttcatcttcttcttctatttatCTCTCTATTTTTAGCTGTTGCAACAGAGGGCCAAAGAaagttctctctcttctcctcctCATTTTACTTTGGTCAGACCAAATTTAGATTCTTCATGAACTCAAACTCAACCAAATCCAAACACCAATCAAGTATGCGAGCCCAGACCAAAATCTAAGTTCACTGGCAATGGAGAATTTTaggtttaaaagaaaagaaaagaaatgccCTGTTGGCCAATACTATCCTGTCCTCCTTTCTTCGCTTCTCTTAGCTTTTCTCTTCTGGCCAACACTctcctctcctttttttttttttctaatttttcttcttctcttcctcattGCTAACAAACTCAAATGCCAATTTGGATTCACTGGCAATGGAGAACAAGAGGGAAAATGGCCAACAGGTTCTGGGGTTCAAACCCACAAACTAGTGGGTaccaaaagagaaggaaaaggaagTCCAAAATTTTTTAGTTCAGGAGTATTTTCATCAATATTAAGTGAactattacatattttttattactagaattttgagaaaatgtatCAAACGACATattcagattttatttttcgaaaaaaaattgtaaacaaaaatttaaaagggaAAACTAAAAGCAAACACATAAAAACTAACAACAAATTCAAACGGGCCCTTTAATTTTCAGGTTTATCCTTCCAATAAATTGTTTAAGCTCATTTTAAAGCAACTATATAGAAA
This window of the Diospyros lotus cultivar Yz01 chromosome 5, ASM1463336v1, whole genome shotgun sequence genome carries:
- the LOC127802268 gene encoding pathogenesis-related protein PRB1-2-like, which codes for MATPKISVLFIMVLAMVHLSIAQNSPEDYLEQHNAARANVGVKPLVWNKTLEEYAENYSTERSTNCNMVHSNGPYGENLALGSGDFGAAEAVKLWVDEKKYYNYEANICVLSDVGCLHYTQVVWNTTTDVGCGRVLCKNLDLWFITCSYYPRGNYIGNHPY
- the LOC127802331 gene encoding pathogenesis-related protein 1A-like; the protein is MALSKLQLFIIVSLTMAFAMGQLSLAQNSPIDFLAAHNVARASVGLKPMIWNRTVAAYAQKYASVRSADCNLEHSEGPYGENIAEGYGDLSATDAVKMWVDEKQYYDHDTNTCSVPDGGCLHYTQVVWRKSTDIGCARAHCKNGWWFVTCNYYPPGNYIGEVPY